In one bacterium HR11 genomic region, the following are encoded:
- the sigE gene encoding ECF RNA polymerase sigma factor SigE, giving the protein MDDREVERARAGDADALDRLMEEVYTTAYTYALQFWRDVDRAQDAAQEICYRVLRALPRYRPEGHFRTWVLRIAFNYLRHQWRYERLRRWWPLAHAETAERAQEPDPEARWEADATLDWLMDGLQRLSPAERSALILRAFHGLPYEDIAAALGCSLQQVKNYLFRGRQKLRRRWMEAQSHEDPVPSLSGRLDGNPG; this is encoded by the coding sequence AGTCGAGCGGGCTCGGGCCGGCGATGCGGACGCCCTCGACCGGCTGATGGAGGAGGTCTACACGACGGCCTACACCTATGCGCTTCAGTTCTGGCGAGACGTGGACCGGGCTCAGGATGCGGCCCAGGAAATCTGTTACCGTGTCTTGCGGGCCCTCCCCCGGTACCGGCCCGAGGGTCACTTTCGGACATGGGTGCTTCGGATCGCTTTTAACTACTTGCGCCACCAGTGGCGGTACGAACGACTCCGACGGTGGTGGCCCCTGGCCCATGCGGAGACGGCCGAGCGGGCCCAGGAGCCGGACCCGGAGGCCCGGTGGGAGGCGGACGCGACGTTGGACTGGCTGATGGACGGTCTGCAACGGCTGTCACCGGCCGAGCGGAGCGCCCTCATCCTGCGGGCCTTTCACGGCCTGCCGTATGAGGACATCGCCGCCGCCCTGGGGTGCTCCCTGCAACAGGTCAAGAACTACCTGTTCCGGGGCCGTCAGAAGCTCCGCCGTCGATGGATGGAGGCGCAGAGCCATGAAGACCCGGTGCCGTCCCTTTCAGGTCGCCTGGATGGAAATCCTGGATGA